The following is a genomic window from Clostridium sp..
CCTCTGCTTTGCAACCTTTATTCCTTCCAAAAGAATTCTATTTCCTAATCCACATCCTCTTTTTACTGTCAATACTCTTCCGATGGACACCTCTTCAAAAGACACTCCCTTGTCAATTACTCTTAAATAGGCCTTAATACCTGTATTATCTTTTAAAAACACATGGTAAGAATATCGGTCTTTATCATCCATTTCCTGATATGCACAATTCTGTTCCACAACAAATACCGCAACTCTGATTTGCAATATTTTATATAATTCCTCAAGGGATAATTCTTCAAATCGTTTCACAATTAATTCCATATATTTGCCTCCGTCAAATTACTACTTTACATTTTTTTATATCCAAATTACAAATTAAAATTTAGCTGTTCCATTTTTTTAGTTATTTCATCCAATGAAATACATTCTGCATATCTGCCATTCCACATAAATTCATTGTAATACTGATAGCTTTGTTCTGATGACATAAATTTATTATTAACAGTTGTATTTGCATGTGCTGGAACTATAACATTAAATCCATATTCAAATCCACTTTTTATAGTAGCATCAATACAATAATCTGTTTGAAGTCCTACAATAATTATATCTTTTTCTCCCCTATCTATTAAATATTCTAATAATCCTGTCCCTCTAAAAGCACTATTAGCCTTCTTATCAAATATTTTTTCATCATTCATCGGTTCAAACTCCTCATATATTTCAAAGCCATCATTTCCTTTTGCCAATTCATTTCCTATTCCATCATCATGACGTACATATATTACTTCTATATTATTTGCCCTAGCCCTACATATTATTTCTTTAACATTAGATACAAACATATTAAACTCATATAATTTTCATTTGTTATCAACTTTTGCGTATAACTACTAATAAAACCATTTTAATCTCCTTTTCAAAATTGGAATTTATCAGTTACAATTCTATACTTTATCTTTCTTTCATTACTACGCTTTTACCTATGATAAATTTGCAAGCACTATATATAAAATATTCCACCAAGCTTTTATCAATACAAATCATATTCATCTTCAATATTAGCCATAACAAATTTTTCTTTCCAAAGTATTCTAACAAAGCGACTTCCCTCATCATATTTGGTATCGCGATATGAATATACTCCAATTGCATGTATATGTATATCTCCAGCTGAATATCTAAGTTCAGCTAAATAGTTTAATATGTCCATGTCTACTTTTTACTGTGCCATCTCTTCTTCTTTTTCATCAAAGTCTATACCACTAAAAAAGGCCTGCTCCCTAGTATCACTAAAAGCTTGATAAATTCCGTATAAATTAGTATAAACAGATATATCGTAAAAATCTGTATATTGTTCATCTTGTCTAAATCCACAACCACATTGCTTGTAAACGTCTAATCGAGTTTGATAATCACTTTCTTGAGAAATAATACAAATATTATATATAGGTGTTTTACAATATTCACAAAGAGGTGGTTTTTGAATTGCAATTATGTCTTCTCTCGATAAATTAGATAAACAACTAAATTCATATTTAAACTTATCCACAACATTCTGTTCATCACAAAATGCTAGATATTCAAAATTCTTATTTGCATTTTTTGACCAATTATATGATCCAAAGCAAACATAAGCAGAATCAATTATAACAAATTTTCATGCATATACTGTCTATTAGATGCCATGCGAAACTTCTTAATTTTCGCACCATATAACTTTAGGTCTTCTATTATGCTATCATATCTGCTATTTATAAAATCGTCATTAATAACTATTTTAAGATTAATCCCATTCGTTAG
Proteins encoded in this region:
- a CDS encoding GNAT family N-acetyltransferase — translated: MELIVKRFEELSLEELYKILQIRVAVFVVEQNCAYQEMDDKDRYSYHVFLKDNTGIKAYLRVIDKGVSFEEVSIGRVLTVKRGCGLGNRILLEGIKVAKQRMNAGKIKIEAQSYAKGFYEKTGFKQMSEEFLEDGIPHIKMVLG